ACTGACGCTAAAGAGACTTTTACTTTCCCTATTGATTGTAAGTTCATCTCAATATACGATACAATTTCTTTCGCAACTACAATTTGGGCACGATTTTCTTGCAGCAAAATATCACCACATTTTTCTCTTGTTAAACCAAGAGACATAAATGTACCTAATATTTGCCTATGTTCTAGCGTATAAAACTTGGAAGGATAGTCAATTTCTAATACTTCTACTTGAAATTCTTCTTCATTTAATTCTAGATAGTCTGGATAAATAAGTGCTCTTTTACGCTCTGCATTAGGCGTTGCACCACCAAATTGTACAGCAACATCACCTTGTCCTATTACCATAGAAACAATTTGTTGTTGCCTAGGATCAAGAAAATCCGTTAACTTCACTTGATGGTACTCCGCCGCTCGCTTCCACTCTAGCACTTTATCCACAAAGACCTCCTCATCAGGCCTAAAATGTTCGTAGATGCTCATGTATTCACCTTCTTACTATAAGAAATAGCTTAATAAACTGAACAAACCAGTTTTAGCAAGTTTCAACGCAAAGATCGCAACGATTGGAGAAATATCAATCATTCCAAGCGGCGGAATAAAGCGGCGGAATGGTTCTAAATACGGTTCACAAATACGTGCCAGGAACTCTCCAAAAGATGATTCCTTTGCACCAGGAAACCATGATAGGAGAATGTAAATAATAAGTGCCCACGAGTAAATCTCGATAGCATAACTTAACACTATAAAAACTGTTGTCATGGCGTATTACCACCTCTTTATATTTGTTTCTTCTTCTTCACCGAATAACTCTGAAATCGCACCAACAATATCTACATTTTCAGGTGTACACATAAATGTTTTCGGCCCTATTTTTTGAATGTCCCCGCCTATAGCGTATACAGTACCACTTAAAAAGTCAACGATACGTACCGCTTGATCAGTAGACATTCTCTGCAAATTAATTACAACAGCTCGTCTACCTTTTAAGTGGTCCGCAATCCCTTGTGCTTCCGAATATGTGCGTGGTTCTAATAAAACAACTTTTGAAGATTGTTTTGCTGTTTCAATACTCACAACATTTTGCTTCGGTTGCGCTTTCGGAAACGTAACGTCTTGTTGTTCTGGTGGATCTTGCTGCTTTTTCATGTCTGTTTGCTCCTTTTCATAACCATATTGAGCTGCTTCTTTTTCTTCCGGTGTATCAAAAAAGAAGTATTTTACTTTTGACCAACTCATAATAAGATTCTCCTTCCTTTTACGCTTTTCCTACTAAAATCGTTCCCAAACGAATATATGTAGCCCCTTCTTCAATTGCAATTGTGTAATCGTTGGACATTCCCATTGATAATTCTTTACATGGCGCATGTAATAACTCTAGCTCCTGCACCTCTGTTTGCAGCATACGTAATTCCTTAAAACAGCGTCTGATTTCTTCCTCTTCTTCTGTAAATGGAGCCATCGTCATTAGTCCAACCACTTCAATTTTATCGAATTCTTGCAAACTTTGAATAAAAGAAACAACCTCTTCTATTGCCAATCCTTGCTTCGATTCTTCAGATGAGGTTTTCACTTGAATAAAGCATTTCACTTTCTTATCAGCACGTTTCTGAATTTCTTTCGCCAGCGAAAGACGATCTAACGAATGTAAATAATCAATTTCATTAATGATTTCTTTTACTTTTCTCGTTTGTAATGAGCCAATAAAGTGCCAATTAACTTTTGAACCGAAATGCTCGTATTTCTGTAAGAAACCTTCATTTCTATTTTCACCTAAATCGATAATTCCAGCTTCAATTACTTCGTTTGTTTTTTCAATCCCTACAGTTTTTGTAACTGCAACAAGTTTAATATCTTGCAACGAACGTCCAGCTCGAGCGCAAGATTCTTTAATAGCTTCATTTACAATTACTAAATTTTCTTGTACTGTCACTTGCTTCCTTCCTCCTTAAAACCTATGAAACTCAACATTCTTCCTGTCTTACCTTGATCACGACGATGAGAGAAAAATAGTTGCTCTTCACAGCTTGTACAAAGAGATGACATTACAATATGCTCTTCTTTTATGCCTGCTTGTACACATAATATACGATTAATTTCTTTTAAATTAATTGCGTACTGCCCGTCAGAAATTTTTTGATGAGGAACAGCACCGCTAACTACTTCCTGTGCTGCTGTTAATACACGATCATCCACAACATAACAACAAGATCCGATCGACGGCCCAATTGCAACATGAATTTCATCACTTGAAATACCTTGTGCATTCCACTTTTGAATCATTTCCTTTGCAATCTCTTGTACAGTGCCTTTCCATCCAGCATGCGCAAGTCCTATCATACCATGTGATGGTGCATAAAAATAGAGCGGAACACAATCCGCGTAACAAGACGTTAACAGAACATCTTCATTACTCGTATAAATGCCATCTGTTTTTGAAATGCCGTCCTCATATGAATAGACACCACTTCCCTTTTCCTGTTGCCCTACTTTTTCAACATGATGAGCATGAACTTGTTCAGAGCAAATCCAGTTTTCTAATGGTTTTTGTAACTTATTTGCTAAAATGCGTCTGTTTTCATGAACGTTCTCCACGATATCATTCACATGTAATCCTAAATTCATCGCATGAAAGGAGCCCGTACTTATCCCACCATCTTTTGTCGTAAATCCAGCAGTAATGTTTCCAAGTTCTTTCCACGCTTGTAAATACAGTATACCGTCCACATATTTAAATGGTTCTCTCATAATAAAGCGGCTCCTTTTAATTAAAATAACAGAAAAAAGCATGGTACTTCCTGTCTATTTTACCATACTTTTATTTTTTCATAATCCTAACAGAAAAAAAAGAGGAATTTGTAATATTCTTTATGAAATTGTCGGTGTTTGTATTGATTCTGTTACAGAATTAACAGGATTTACTCTTACAAGTATGACATCTTCCCCAATTTTCACAATTTCCTTCCAAGGAATTACAATCTCAACATCTTTTCCAAAAATACCTAGCATACGTGTCTGTTTGGAAATAATAACAGAACAAATTTTCCCTGTGTTCATATCAATTTCAATATCTCCAATATTCCCAATCCTTTTTCCATCTGAAATATTTATAACATCCTTCATCTGTAACTCTGAAATTCGTATCACCATTTTTATCCTCTCCCTTATATGACAAATTGGAAACTGTTTCTCATATTTACAGGAAGCCACCTATACGAAACACCATGCTAGTTTCATTATATGAACACTAATCCCCTACTATGAGCACAAACCATATTACATATAAAAAGGTCTCACCATAATTGGTGAGACCTTATCCTTGAATCGTTTTATTCATTTGTTTAATGGCTGACTTCTCTAAACGTGATACTTGCGCTTGGGAAATCCCAATTTCTTCTGCAACTTCCATCTGTGTCTTTCCTTGGAAGAAACGTTTTCTAATAATCATTTTCTCTCTATCATTTAAACGCTTCATTCCTTCTTTCAATGCTAATTCTTCAACCCACTGCTCGTCCTTTTGTTTTTCATCACTTAACTGATCCATAACAAAGATAGGATCTCCCCCATCATTATAAATCGGTTCAAATAATGAAACTGGATCTTGAATCGCATCTAAAGCAAATACTATCTCTTCATGAGTTACTTCTAGCACTTTTGCAATATCCATTGCTGTTGGTTCTTTTGAATTTTCTGCAATCAATTTTTCTCTTACTTGCAAAGCTTTATACGCAATATCTCGCAATGAGCGCGATACGCGAATCGGATTATTATCACGCAAATATCTGCGTATTTCCCCAATAATCATCGGCACAGCATACGTTGAAAATTTTACATTTTGGCCTAAATCAAAATTATCAATTGATTTCATAAGTCCGATGCAACCAACTTGAAATAAATCGTCAACATATTCTCCTCTGTTATTAAATCTTTGGATGACGCTCAGTACAAGACGTAAGTTTCCATTCACTAATTTTTCTCTTGCGCTTATCTCTCCACTTTGCATTTCACGAAATAATTTACGCATCTCTTCATTTTTTAATACTGGAAGTTTAGCTGTATCAACACCGCAAATTTCTACTTTGTTTCTCGTCAAAGTGTTCCCTCCTATCGGGAGTTGCTGTACAGTGTAAAGTATTTCCTTTGAAGGGGATTTTATGCATGTGGTTTTTTCACGATTTATTATTTAAATTATCTTTCCTAATACAACTAAATAGAATAAGACCAGCCTACATAACGGCTGGTCTTATTCTTTACACCATTTTATTAAATTCTTTTCGTAATCTTTTTATAATTCTTTTTTCTAAACGCGAAATGTATGACTGTGAAATCCCAAGCATATCAGCCACATCTTTTTGCGTCTTTTCCTCTCCTCCAGCAAGCCCAAACCGAAGTTCCATAATTTGTTTTTCACGATCATTTAATTGGTGTAATGCTTTCATTAAAAGGTGACGATCTACAGTAGCTTCTAAATCTTTTGTAATAATATCATCATCTGTACCTAACACGTCAGACAATAACAGTTCATTCCCATCCCAATCAATGTTTAGTGGTTCATCAAAAGAAACTTCCGAACGATTTTTGTTATTTCGACGTAAATGCATTAAAATTTCATTTTCTATACAACGCGATGCATATGTTGCTAATTTTATTTTCTTTTCTGGATTAAATGTATTTACCGCTTTAATAAGGCCGATTGTTCCTATACTAATCAAATCTTCAATATTTATCCCTGTATTTTCAAACTTTCTTGCTATATATACAACGAGCCTTAAGTTACGTTCAATAAGTAATGACCTTGCTGCCTGATCTCCTTTTGGCAATTTATTCAAAAGAACTTCCTCTTCTTCTTTTGTTAACGGTGGTGGCAACGCTTCACTTCCACCAATATAATAAATTTCATCGGTCTTAATTCCTAATTTCAGCAATACTTTATACCAAAGGTATACTAAATAAAATTTTAATTTCATCATATTATCCCGCCTCTCATTTATTAAGCGATCACCATTTTTTGCGAAATCAACATTTTTGGATGCACAATACATTGATACTCCCCATTAGTAGACAGCTGTTGTGTATTTAATCCAATTAATACTTTGTTTACAACAATAGAACTACCTTCATGGTCAACTTGCACACTGTCAGGCTTAATTGCCCACAAAAATTGACTCTCTACTCCTACTGCACGGAAAGGAATTAAGCGTAATTTGGTCGCCCAACCAGAATCATTTTCTGGTATTTGAGGAATTTCTGTTTTGGAATAAATTTGTTCTGTTAACCAAGATGGTAAGCAATGTTCTAATGATGAAACATGCATAATCATAACAGGTGTTTTTGTTAATGGGTCATAAAGTTGGTTCCCACTGTCAATAAGACCTGCGAGTTCTAGTTCTTCTTCGGCTAATTGAATTTTTACTTTCACAATTTGATCATAGTGTATTTTCGTGACCTCTACGCTTTCAATACGCTTTTTAGAAAAATAATAAATTACTGGAAAACCAAAAATAACAAATAACCAACTAATTGGATCACCGTAAGAAATTGACTGAGATTGAACCAATCCATTTACCATTTCATTCGTTTGCAAAAAGAAATGAGTTCCAATTAATCCTCCGCCAACCATAAAGGTTACAAAGTAAAAAGTAAAAACAGTTTGTGCATAATTTCTAAATGTCGTAAACCCAAATGCTGTATACACAATAAGTAACGAGTACAGTAGTTTCATAATTGGATGTGTCATCATAGAAGCAAAAGGAGTAAAGGCAAAAATAACAATGGTTGAACCTATAAATGCCCCTAACACAAGCCTCCATCTTTTGATTTTCTTTTTTAACACGGTAGCTGTTAATAAAAGCAAAAGAAAATCAATGCAGGCGTTTAACAACCAAACAACGTCGGCGTAAACAACCAAACAATTCACCTCTTTTTTCAAGTTGAGACTAGTATAATGCATATCCAATAGGAAAGTGTGTCAATTTGCGGAGGTGTTTTTTTGTTATTTTGTGATTTCTAGACATAATCTGTCGGTAAAAAATAAAAGTACAAATTCATAGAATGATATACTCTTATTTTCACAAACAAAATATATTGAAATATACGAAATAAAAAAAGACCTGCTTAGCAGGTCTTTTCCATAAAAAATAAAAAGGAGCATGAAAGCTCCTTTTTTTATCGTCTACGACGGTTACGTAAAAATGCTGGAATATCGATATCATCTGAATCTGAATGACGCTCATGTACAACTGGCTCTTCACGCTTCATTTCACGTTTTACTTCACGCTGTTTTGAAGGTTGAGCTACTGGTTGTTGCTGTTGTTGCGTGTGGTTCGCATTCGGACGAATAATTGGTTTTGGTGGTTGAGTTGCAATGCTATCATCAAAACCAGTTGCAATTACAGTTACAACGATATCATCTTTTAATCCTTCGTTAATAACAGAACCGAAGATCATATTTACTTCTGGATCTGAAGCTGAAGCTACGATGTCTGCCGCTTCTTGTACTTCATATAAGCTTAAGTTAGCACCACCCGTAATGTTCATGATAACACCTTGAGCTCCATCAATAGATGTTTCTAGTAATGGGCTAGAAATTGCTTTTTTCGCAGCTTCTGCAGCACGATTTTCCCCATTACCAGAACCAATACCCATTAAAGCAGAACCTCTATTAGACATAATTGTCTTTACGTCTGCAAAGTCTAAGTTAATTAAACCTGGCGTTGCAATTAAATCCGAAATACCTTGAACACCTTGACGTAATACGTTATCAGCTTCACGGAATGCTTCTAACATTGGCGTATTTTTATCAACAATCTCTAATAAGCGATCGTTTGGAATTACAATAAGAGTATCTACATTTTCTTTAAATGCTGCAATACCAGATGCTGCTTGCGTCGCACGCTTACGTCCTTCAAAAGTAAATGGACGTGTTACAACACCTACTGTTAAAGCACCTAATTCTTTTGCAACTTGAGCAACAACTGGAGCTGCACCAGTTCCAGTTCCACCGCCCATACCGGCAGTTACGAAGACCATATCCGCACCACGAAGTGCTTCTTGGATCTGTTCTTTACTTTCTTCTGCAGCTTTTTTCCCTACTTCAGGGTTTGCGCCTGCACCAAGTCCACGCGTTAATTTTCCACCAATTTGCATTTTTGTTTCAGCTTTTGATAGATTTAATGCTTGTGCATCAGTGTTCACAGCGATAAAGTCTACACCTTGTACACCGTGTTCAATCATACGGTTTACAGCATTGTTTCCGCCACCGCCGACACCGATAACTTTTATATTCGCTAATTGATCTTGAGTAGTATCAAACTCTAACATGTCGAAATCCCCCTAGAACCTCATTTTTCGTGTCCAATTTTAATCCCATAAATAACGGAATACACGTTTTACTTTTGACATCATGCGGTCATCATTTTGATTATTATTGTTTTGATTACGAGTTTTTTGTTTCGTGGGTTGCTGTTGTACCGGCGTTGGTGCTGGTGCTGGTACTGGTTCAAAATGCTCTTGCTTTTCCTGCACATTTTTCCCACGTAATTTAGCTTTTTGATAAGAATGTTTAATTAATCCAACTCCACTTGTATATTGGGGCTCACGCACACCAATATAATCAGGAGTTGCTACACGAACATTTTCATGTAAAATATCATATGCAAGATCAAGAACACCTGGCATAGAAGCAATTCCGCCAGTTAGTACATAACCAGAAGCCACTTGCTTTACTCCTAACTTACGCACTTCATCTTGAACAAACATTAAAATTTCCTCTACACGAGCCTCTATTATATCCGATAATTCCAACTGAGAATATTGTTCTGTTTGATCACTTCCCATAATAGGAACCGTAAACATCTCTTCTTCAGATGCTGTATCATAAAAAGCATGTCCATATTTCAACTTAATTTGATCTGCATTTTCTGTTGAAGTTTTCAACCCAATCGCAATATCTTTCGTTATATGGTCTCCACCTAATGGTAATACGCTTGTCGCTTGTAACTCTCCATCTTTAAAAATAGATAAAGTTGTAGATCCTCCCCCCATATCAACAAGGGCTACTCCTCTATTTTTTTCATCTGAAGATATTGCAACTGTTGCAGCCGCTAAAGGTTGAAGACAAATATCAACAATTTCAAGACCTGCTTTTTCTACACAACGAAGTAGGTTATGTAGTAAAGTTCTCGAGCCTGTAATAAGTGTACCTTCCATTTCTAATCTTACACCGATCATCCCGCGTGGATCGTTAATCTCGTCAAGACCGTCTACGATGAACTGTCGAGGTACCACATCAATAAACTCACGTTCTGGAGCAATTGACACAACTTGTGCTGCATCTAGAACGCGTAAGACATCTTCATTCCCGATTTCACGATCTTCATTTGAAACAGCGACTACTCCGTGACAAGGAAGTAGCTGTACCTGGTTTGCATTGACACCTACTACAACTTGCTCAATGTGGATCCCCACCATGCGCTCAGCTTGTTCAATTGCTTTTTTAATTGATCGAACAGTCTCGTCTATATCAACTATCGATCCCTTCTTTAAACCATTTGATTTTACATTTCCAACACCAATAATGTTTAAGCTGTCATTAACCATTTCACCAATGATGACTTTAACATTGGATGTACCGATGTCAAGACTAACATATATTTCATTGCTGTTCATTCTTTGGCACCTCCTTCTTTATTTATACCATACAACTCAATATATGGAACAACAATCGCAACTTTACTATTTATAAGAAAAATATTCAACGTCTTTATACGTTTCCCTTTTTTAACCCTATATTTTTCTTATTTTTATTTAGCATTCAATTAAGAATATCGCAGTAAACTATGAATAACTGCTTATCTTGAAATAATTCTATTTCGAGTGTAAAGTTTACCGCCAAGTATAAGTCTACACTAAGATGTACTCATAGAAAAGTGAAACTTGTACCAATACTAGTATGAATCTAAGAATTTTTACATATTTTTCATCAAATGAACCATTCTTCTAAATTCGTATACACATAATAGAACATTCGTTTCGTTTTTTCTGCTATAAGTAACGAAAACTACCATTCTATTCTTTTTTTTCTTCCGCACCTAATTCTTTCGTATATGCACCTACTTCTAAGTCAATTAATACCTTCTTACCTGGCTCAATTGTTTTTAAAATAAGCGGATAGGCTTCCATACGTTTTGCGAAATTTTGAATTGTAGTGCTCACTTCATAACCTTCATTCATATATAAAGTAAGATGATCTTCATTCGCATTCGTTGGTGAATAGCGAATCTCCGAAATAGATTTTAAAATAGCTGGTGTTAATTTTTCTAGTTCAGCGATTAACTCCTTCATTTTCTCTTCTTTAAAAGGTTCGAAAATCGGTGCTGCAACAGGAAGTTTTCCATTAGGTAGTACATCAAGCGTTTTTCCATTCTCTAATAACGGTTGTAATTTTCCCTCTTTATTTATATAACCAATCGTTAAATATTCTTCGATATGAATATCAATATTGTTTGGAAAACGTTTTTTTACATTTACTGCTTTAATTTCTTTTCGCTTCGTTAAGTTTTCTTCAGCTTTATGTGCTGTCACTCGGAAATAACTTGTATCATATGTCACGCCTGAATCCTTCATTACTTGTTCATCCGTCATATAGTGATTTCCAAACACACTAATCTTTTTTATATTACTAAGCGGAGACCGAAAATAAATTAAAAAGAGCACTAATAAAAATAAAATTGATATGTATAAAATCAATCGATGATTAACATTTTTTTTGTTTTTTTTCTTTTGATTTTTCAATTTTGGTACACGATCTTGTAGTTTAATCACTTTACTATTATTCATGTACGATCCCCCTATGTAACATAAAGAACGGCATGTTCCTCATGCCGTTCTTATCTTCTTATTATAACATAAATGATAATGAGCGGAACGAATAACCGTTATCTTCCAATGATTTCTACTTCTGTGTGCATATCTACATCAAATTTATCCTTAATTGTATGTTTTATTAATTCAATTAAAGACAATACATCTTGCGCTGAAGCTCCCCCAGTATTAACAATAAAATTGCCATGCATTTCAGAAATTTGAGCTCCACCAATCCTATAGCCACGAAGCCCTGCTTTTTCTACTAAATCTCCTGCAAAATGTGGGATTGGATTCCGAAATACACTTCCTGCACACGGGTGATTCCATGGTTGCGTTTCACGGCGGTAATCTTTATTATTTTGCATGCTACGTACAATTTCTTCACGTTTCCCCGCCTGTAATTGAAACACCGCCTCTAAAACAATACCAGGACGTTTCGTTTGCAATACAGATGCCCGATAAGAAAACTCCAGTTCTTTATTCGTTAACCAGTCAATTGCACCGTCTTCAAACAGAATGAGAGCCTTCGATAATACACTCGATATATCCGATTTATGTGCACCTGCATTCATATATACTGCACCACCGACACTTCCTGGAATACCGCTTGCAAACTCCAATCCAGCTAACCCTTGACGACTAAGTAAAGTTGACAATTTAATAAGAGGATATCCACTACCAACTCTTACCTTATGTTTTTCGACCTCTAAGTGATCTAATCCTTCTCCTAAACGAATAACAACACCTTCTATGCCTTGATCAGATACAAGAAGGTTTGAACCGCGACCAATTACAGTCCACTTCGTTTTGTATTGCTTTACTAACTGTAATGTTTTTTCAATACCTGCTACATGCTTTGGCACAATTAAAATATCCGCTGGGCCACCTATTTTCATAGTTGTATAACGTGCTAACGGCTCGTTAACCAAAACACGACCAACGTCTGCTTCTATAAGCTCATTTACTAATTGTTCCATAGATAATCTCCCCCATATTAAGTCTCCTTATGACAATAATATGCAGGGCGTTCACCTAACGTTATCCCTCTATTTACGGGCAGTACAGCTCCTAAATCAAAATTAGGTGATAACAAAGAAATTAGGCGGAATGAGGATACCAGTAAACATCCGATTAGTGAAAGGTAATAATCAAAGAGAGAGAATCACTCCCCACTGATTAAAGCCTCACTTTATTTTTTTACAAGTTTATTCATTACTTCATACAGCTTATTTGCTGCATCTGGAATACCTAGTTGCTTAGCAGCTAGCTTCATATTTTGTAATGTTTGTGTATCTAATAAAATCTCATCAATATCACGAATAAGCGTTTCAGCTGTTAAATCTTTTTCAAGTAACATTTTTGCCGCTCCTTTATCAACAACTGAACGTGCATTCTTTTCCTGATGATTATTTGTTACATACGGACTCGGTATTAACACACTTGGTTTTCCTAACGCTGTTAATTCTGCAAGTGTTGTTGCCCCAGCCCTTGAAACAACAAGGTCTACACCAGTTAGTACCTCTGGCATATTATGAATGAACGGCTTAATAATAACATTGCTTGGGTTCCCTTTTTGCTTCACGGCTTCCATCACTTTGTCATAATGTACTTCACCTGTTACATATAGTATTTCGTAGCTTTTGTTCCCAAACTGTTCAATTGCTTCAACGAAGGCATCGTTAATCGGTCTAGCCCCACGACTTCCACCAAATATAAGTACAGACTTTTTAGGAAGAGAAAGCCCAACTGAACGTTTCCCCTTCATTCCATTTTGTTCCATTACCTCTGATGCTCGTGGATTACCTGTCATTACCACTTTTGACTCCGGAAAATGCTCTATAGCTGCTTCAAAACAAACAGCAACTTTATCAACATAACGGCTTAAAAACTTGTTCGTTACACCTGGTACACTATTTTGTTCATGTACAATAGTTGGAATACCTAATTTGGCTGCAGCGTATACAACTGGTCCACATACATATCCACCCGTTCCAATTACGATATCCGGATTAAAACGACGAATATATCGTTTACTATCCTGTACACCTTTTAGAAAACGCATTACTGTTTTCACAT
This DNA window, taken from Bacillus cereus ATCC 14579, encodes the following:
- the murB gene encoding UDP-N-acetylmuramate dehydrogenase gives rise to the protein MEQLVNELIEADVGRVLVNEPLARYTTMKIGGPADILIVPKHVAGIEKTLQLVKQYKTKWTVIGRGSNLLVSDQGIEGVVIRLGEGLDHLEVEKHKVRVGSGYPLIKLSTLLSRQGLAGLEFASGIPGSVGGAVYMNAGAHKSDISSVLSKALILFEDGAIDWLTNKELEFSYRASVLQTKRPGIVLEAVFQLQAGKREEIVRSMQNNKDYRRETQPWNHPCAGSVFRNPIPHFAGDLVEKAGLRGYRIGGAQISEMHGNFIVNTGGASAQDVLSLIELIKHTIKDKFDVDMHTEVEIIGR
- the murG gene encoding undecaprenyldiphospho-muramoylpentapeptide beta-N-acetylglucosaminyltransferase, with translation MRVLVSGGGTGGHIYPALALIREIKKLNPEARFLYIGTENGLESTIVPKAGIPFQSIVISGFKRKISLDNVKTVMRFLKGVQDSKRYIRRFNPDIVIGTGGYVCGPVVYAAAKLGIPTIVHEQNSVPGVTNKFLSRYVDKVAVCFEAAIEHFPESKVVMTGNPRASEVMEQNGMKGKRSVGLSLPKKSVLIFGGSRGARPINDAFVEAIEQFGNKSYEILYVTGEVHYDKVMEAVKQKGNPSNVIIKPFIHNMPEVLTGVDLVVSRAGATTLAELTALGKPSVLIPSPYVTNNHQEKNARSVVDKGAAKMLLEKDLTAETLIRDIDEILLDTQTLQNMKLAAKQLGIPDAANKLYEVMNKLVKK